One segment of Flavobacteriales bacterium DNA contains the following:
- a CDS encoding SiaB family protein kinase — protein MNTQIRYISDLHRVMSEKKLTLVYEGRLSRSIINSLLHMCRTNLDSLDVSAGVQKKVYAIMVEVLESLHKQSQSSKRIHATKNLHFPIVMMGIKDNMLFITTGNLVSNGRAEKLREKFNQVNRLDKQSLRTLHMDALTNKEFFEKGYSDLALVDIALRSGHHLEYDFDKVDEEFQFYMMQIKVTLEKSAEFKAEKKAD, from the coding sequence ATGAACACGCAGATAAGGTACATATCCGATTTACACCGGGTGATGTCTGAAAAGAAACTCACACTGGTTTATGAGGGGAGATTAAGCAGAAGTATTATCAACAGCCTGCTCCACATGTGCAGGACCAACCTGGACAGCCTGGACGTTTCCGCCGGCGTTCAAAAGAAAGTTTATGCGATCATGGTAGAGGTGTTGGAAAGTCTACATAAGCAAAGCCAATCCTCAAAACGCATCCATGCAACCAAGAACCTTCACTTTCCCATTGTGATGATGGGCATTAAAGACAACATGTTATTCATCACCACGGGCAATCTGGTAAGTAATGGCAGGGCGGAAAAGCTGAGGGAGAAATTCAACCAGGTGAACCGGCTGGACAAGCAAAGTTTACGCACCCTTCATATGGATGCCCTTACCAACAAGGAATTTTTTGAAAAGGGCTACTCAGACCTGGCTTTGGTAGACATCGCCCTTCGCTCAGGACATCACCTGGAATATGATTTTGACAAGGTCGATGAAGAGTTCCAGTTTTACATGATGCAGATTAAAGTAACCCTGGAAAAGAGCGCCGAGTTCAAAGCGGAGAAAAAAGCAGATTAA
- a CDS encoding T9SS type A sorting domain-containing protein translates to MKKLHATLLLTAIFFNIQVFCQTTPCDKIAWENKLQGSANAMYTDSTGNSYVYWNGPGDSLTAYKLAPWGGTLWTTYHQNLKAKNIRLLDHSVLMSGTTTNTTDNKNDVRLLSLTTSGAVNWTYTEVTDDVEEIITQVDVAGDLIYITGQRALTDSTSEIFMYAVDTAGNKQWTQSYNSSGYDFNFPVSMKLADDGSFYLLGISQGDSTFYFLNGYDATGNLTWNRNYYKEDNNTYNPNNDLHEYRYAINTNASGNVWMLGIQSNPDTSASAMEELLYHLVQYDRTGNIQSTNDFSWMTVDSLNLGTPTPSELPHSIHCITPLTNNTVYAFFSPIIPFEASPYSAVIGFNLSNKLNYYKPIPATTLKSDARIAWNDSLIYLTAQYDYISISNPSSIIKSCLLTLETSTDSLHTFLGDNPSNPVSAFKKYNNHLIFLDVNPSTYDLGVLSVKKDLSPACTSTIDFNSYPLPVATSPQTDQWGNIYFIQKNKSVIMLGTVVGTEELSDERNGQLRAFPNPAKEYIRIEMNSNASSRAQYFITNVLGKIVIQGDVEAGTNQFTLNTGSLPAGVYLITVHTEESQETCRIVIAD, encoded by the coding sequence ATGAAAAAACTGCACGCCACACTGCTGTTAACCGCCATCTTCTTTAACATTCAGGTATTCTGCCAAACAACGCCATGTGATAAGATTGCATGGGAGAACAAACTTCAGGGTTCTGCAAATGCCATGTACACCGACTCCACCGGTAACTCCTATGTATACTGGAATGGCCCGGGAGATTCATTAACCGCATACAAGCTGGCTCCCTGGGGAGGTACGCTGTGGACCACCTATCATCAGAACCTAAAGGCAAAAAACATCCGGTTACTTGATCATTCCGTCCTGATGTCAGGAACAACTACCAATACAACCGATAACAAAAATGACGTGCGATTGCTTTCTCTTACGACATCCGGAGCAGTCAACTGGACATACACCGAGGTGACCGATGATGTGGAAGAAATCATTACGCAAGTCGACGTTGCGGGAGATCTGATTTACATAACAGGTCAGCGTGCATTGACGGATTCCACCTCTGAAATTTTTATGTATGCGGTAGATACGGCCGGCAATAAACAATGGACACAGTCATATAACTCTTCCGGATATGACTTCAACTTCCCGGTAAGCATGAAGTTGGCAGATGACGGTAGTTTTTACCTGCTAGGCATCAGCCAGGGTGACAGTACGTTTTACTTTTTGAACGGATATGATGCAACCGGCAATCTGACCTGGAACCGTAATTATTATAAAGAAGACAACAACACCTACAACCCAAACAATGACCTACATGAATACCGCTACGCCATCAATACGAATGCAAGTGGAAATGTATGGATGTTGGGCATTCAAAGCAATCCGGACACCTCCGCGTCAGCCATGGAAGAGTTACTATATCATTTAGTACAATACGACAGGACCGGCAATATACAATCTACCAATGACTTTAGCTGGATGACCGTTGATAGCCTGAACCTTGGAACTCCAACTCCCTCCGAATTACCTCATTCCATTCACTGCATCACTCCATTAACGAACAACACCGTTTATGCTTTCTTTTCGCCTATCATTCCTTTTGAAGCATCTCCCTATAGCGCTGTAATCGGTTTTAACCTTTCCAACAAGTTGAATTATTACAAGCCGATACCGGCCACAACGTTAAAGTCAGATGCCAGAATTGCCTGGAACGATAGCCTCATTTACTTAACCGCTCAGTACGATTATATCAGCATAAGCAATCCGTCTTCCATAATAAAGTCTTGTTTGTTAACTTTAGAAACAAGCACTGATTCTCTTCATACATTTTTGGGTGACAACCCGTCAAATCCTGTTTCAGCATTTAAAAAGTATAATAATCATCTAATTTTTCTGGATGTAAATCCAAGCACTTACGATCTTGGAGTTTTGAGCGTAAAAAAAGACCTTTCGCCAGCCTGCACATCAACCATTGACTTCAACAGTTATCCTTTACCTGTGGCTACCAGCCCTCAAACAGACCAATGGGGTAACATTTACTTTATCCAGAAGAACAAGAGCGTGATCATGCTGGGCACCGTGGTGGGAACAGAGGAATTATCAGACGAGCGGAACGGACAGCTACGCGCATTCCCTAATCCGGCAAAGGAATACATTCGGATTGAAATGAATTCGAACGCATCATCCCGTGCACAGTATTTCATAACAAATGTATTGGGTAAGATTGTGATACAGGGTGACGTAGAAGCAGGGACGAATCAGTTCACCTTAAACACTGGCTCGCTGCCTGCCGGAGTTTACCTGATAACAGTACATACGGAAGAAAGTCAGGAGACTTGCAGGATCGTGATTGCCGATTGA